The Malus sylvestris chromosome 12, drMalSylv7.2, whole genome shotgun sequence genome contains a region encoding:
- the LOC126592679 gene encoding uncharacterized protein LOC126592679: MNSIPLHSTPPHSTPDHGPHDDEEDGEEVPETPIPEQASGSTRYPIRPLGKKASKRKGSASKNDYGKYMQELARQGELTLARELAKYEADKARDEAKAAAIEQAFQAEQRERELLRQERELLREERIAQRDRDIMNTRLEGMSPNSKYFWQSEKRDVMQRRRAREARSRQDGPSTTRQDDPSTTDWLSGEE, encoded by the coding sequence ATGAATAGCATCCCTCTACACAGCACCCCTCCacactctacacccgatcatggcccccatgatgatgaagaagatggagaagaagtgcctgaaacgcccattcctgaacaagcgtcggggtcgacccgttatccaattaggcctctaggtaagaaggcttcaaagaggaaagggagtgcttccaagaatgattatggaaagtacatgcaagaacttgctcgtcaaggtgaattgacgttggcgcgggaattggcgaaatatgaagctgacaaggctagagatgaggcaaaagctgcagctattgaacaagcatttcaagctgaacagagggaaagagagctacttaggcaagaaagggagttgcttagagaagaaagaattgcacaacgagatcgtgacattatgaacacgcgtttagaagggatgtctccaaattctaaatatttttggcagtCGGAGAAGCGAGATGTGATgcaaaggaggcgtgcaagagaagcgagatcaagacaagatggtcctagcacaacaagacaagatgatcctagcaccacagatTGGTTAAGTGGTGAggaatag